Part of the Halostella litorea genome is shown below.
AGCGTGACGAGGGCGGCAGCGACCGTCGCGAGGGCGAGGTCCGACGCCATTGTCGATGGTTGGGACGGCCCCGCGTTAAAGGACGTGATCCGTCCGTGAGGGGAGCGAGCCGGTGCGGTCGCCGGGACGGGTCGGCCGCCGGGCGGGCGCGGAAGAACAACCGATAAACCCGTGGGGGACCGATCGTTTGACAATGGCCGACTCGCCATCGACTCCGGAGGAGGGCGACGCCGACCGGTCGGCGGACGCCGACCCGCCGACGAGCGACGACGCCGAGCGACCGGTCGAGGAGCTCTCGGAGGCCGAACTCCGCGAGCGCGTCGAGGAGCGGTACGACTTCGAGGACTTCGGCCCGGAGCAGATGGCCGAGATGAGTCCGGAGGAGTGGGACGCCGCCTTCGACGACGAGACGTGGATCACCGGCCGGGAACTGCTCGACCGCGTCGAGGCGGACCTCGCCACGCAGATCGCCGACCGGCAGGTGTTCGCCGCACTCGAACGCGTCCGACAGGACGGCGAGCAGCGGCTGCTCGCCTACTCGGACGAGGGGTACGCGATGATATACCCCGACGGGACCGTCGAGGGCTTCGGGACCGTCATGCGCGACGTGAAACCGACCGTCGCGCTCTGCTCGATGGAGAGTTACGACGTGCCCGAGCCGCCGGCGGACGGGGCGATGCTGCCGGACCCCGACACGGTCCCCGAGGGAAGCGGCGAACTCGGCAACCTGATGTTACAACTCGTTGCGGCGATCCAGATACTCGGCGGACTGGTTCTGGTCGGGGGCTGGCTGTTCGCCGACCTCTCCGGGATCGCGGTGGTCGCCGCGCTCGTCTTTTTCGTCGTCGGGGTCCTCCTGTTCACCACGGTCGCGAACGCGCGGCTCTCGGACCGGTTCCGGTCCGAGGAGTACCGGGACCGCCTGCGGTCTATCGGGCTCGAAGACGGAGAGCGACCGGAGTTTCTCCCGCTCGACGACGCGGACGGTGACGGGCCCGGGATCGAC
Proteins encoded:
- a CDS encoding DUF7319 domain-containing protein — its product is MADSPSTPEEGDADRSADADPPTSDDAERPVEELSEAELRERVEERYDFEDFGPEQMAEMSPEEWDAAFDDETWITGRELLDRVEADLATQIADRQVFAALERVRQDGEQRLLAYSDEGYAMIYPDGTVEGFGTVMRDVKPTVALCSMESYDVPEPPADGAMLPDPDTVPEGSGELGNLMLQLVAAIQILGGLVLVGGWLFADLSGIAVVAALVFFVVGVLLFTTVANARLSDRFRSEEYRDRLRSIGLEDGERPEFLPLDDADGDGPGIDGESNEP